The following proteins are encoded in a genomic region of Leptospira langatensis:
- a CDS encoding SMP-30/gluconolactonase/LRE family protein, producing MRMYKNSIIFFFFFCVIACNPGKIKIGKAYSLGETPAQILALETKEDPFLSGLKVEMKDLPGHDDVIFDEKAKVAYASGMDGWIWKLDRENGKASQWVRPPVNPAGMRFSDEKKEKILVCASRLGGETYEEKDRVGLYEIEIASKKVQPLVLDLPKTEKEEFERVYKPSERTAISLKDLNPSNSRPISLCNDLAVSKDGNRIYITEPFERENAAMGSGAVPEAIGLFPHGKLWMYDRKQGTITLVLDGFTFIDGILLEEDTTGNEESVLFTETSKFRLLRAYTKGPKQGNFEILFENLPGLADGLDRDNEGRIWIGIIKRRSGLMNFVHKNPWLKSFLLSVPQKILPISKRTGFMVLDRKGAKALYYSMHDGSKITDISVAVPFEGRVYFPSFDPHSRGLYSLSISELGIKD from the coding sequence ATGAGAATGTATAAAAATTCCATAATATTCTTTTTCTTCTTCTGCGTTATCGCCTGCAACCCGGGAAAGATCAAGATCGGAAAGGCCTACTCATTAGGAGAAACCCCTGCCCAGATCTTGGCTCTAGAAACAAAAGAGGATCCTTTCCTGTCCGGACTCAAGGTAGAGATGAAAGATCTACCCGGACACGATGATGTGATCTTCGATGAGAAGGCTAAAGTTGCCTATGCTTCCGGAATGGACGGTTGGATCTGGAAATTGGATCGAGAAAACGGCAAAGCAAGCCAATGGGTTCGTCCTCCGGTCAATCCGGCGGGGATGAGATTCTCAGATGAAAAGAAAGAAAAGATCTTAGTCTGCGCGTCTAGATTAGGCGGGGAGACGTACGAAGAGAAAGATAGAGTCGGCTTGTATGAAATAGAGATTGCAAGCAAGAAGGTCCAACCTCTCGTCTTGGACCTTCCTAAAACGGAAAAGGAAGAATTCGAAAGAGTATATAAACCCTCCGAAAGGACTGCAATTTCTCTGAAAGATCTCAACCCATCCAATTCGAGACCGATTTCGCTTTGTAACGATCTGGCAGTGTCCAAGGACGGAAATCGGATCTATATTACGGAACCCTTTGAAAGGGAGAATGCGGCTATGGGAAGCGGAGCGGTCCCGGAAGCGATCGGGCTATTTCCGCATGGAAAACTTTGGATGTACGATCGCAAACAAGGCACGATCACTTTGGTGCTAGACGGATTTACATTCATAGATGGGATCTTATTGGAAGAAGATACAACAGGGAATGAAGAGTCGGTACTATTTACGGAGACTTCCAAGTTCAGGCTTCTTCGCGCGTATACCAAAGGACCCAAGCAAGGAAACTTCGAGATCCTCTTCGAGAATCTGCCCGGGCTTGCCGACGGTTTGGATCGGGACAATGAGGGAAGGATCTGGATCGGTATTATTAAGCGAAGATCCGGGCTCATGAATTTCGTTCATAAGAATCCTTGGTTGAAATCCTTTTTACTTTCTGTTCCCCAAAAGATCTTACCTATCTCTAAAAGGACAGGATTTATGGTCCTAGATAGAAAAGGAGCGAAGGCTCTCTATTACTCGATGCATGACGGATCCAAGATCACCGATATTTCGGTTGCCGTTCCTTTCGAGGGACGAGTGTATTTTCCAAGTTTCGATCCTCATTCCAGGGGGCTTTATTCTCTTTCAATTTCGGA
- a CDS encoding helix-turn-helix transcriptional regulator, producing MDLDPKGIVYLWTTRVLFATNRMQTEFHEHYAASLAIALNSPIHIETETSKDDYSVALVGPNTYHRTLSPGKEMVVLLIDPETYEYGSISDFGKPGEVRKLDPSPFLPLMERLWDLYYGNINDSDAWELQLDMLRCVFPFRKKERNIDDRIRKIAHKIRTELPDSIRMREIGKDFSISEDRLIRLFKENLGIPLRRYLLWVRILAASRFLMEGMNITEAAHSAGFSDSAHFTRTFKENFGFVPSFFFGHLKSIEVRFCESGEYVF from the coding sequence ATGGATCTGGACCCTAAAGGAATTGTTTATCTATGGACGACTCGGGTCTTATTTGCGACGAACCGGATGCAAACGGAGTTCCATGAGCATTATGCTGCTTCTCTTGCGATTGCATTAAACAGTCCGATCCATATAGAGACTGAAACGAGCAAAGATGATTATAGTGTAGCCTTAGTGGGTCCGAATACATATCACCGGACCTTATCACCGGGAAAAGAAATGGTGGTGCTACTCATCGATCCGGAAACCTATGAATACGGTTCTATTTCCGATTTCGGCAAACCGGGAGAAGTACGGAAGTTGGATCCTTCTCCATTTCTACCGTTGATGGAAAGACTTTGGGATCTATATTACGGAAATATAAACGACTCGGATGCATGGGAACTGCAGCTCGATATGCTACGTTGTGTCTTTCCATTCCGAAAGAAAGAGAGGAATATCGACGATCGGATCCGAAAGATCGCACATAAGATCCGAACAGAACTGCCTGATAGTATTCGGATGCGGGAGATCGGAAAGGATTTCTCCATTTCCGAAGACAGGCTCATCCGTCTCTTTAAGGAAAACCTGGGAATCCCGCTCCGAAGATATTTGCTGTGGGTGAGGATCCTAGCTGCCAGTAGATTCTTAATGGAAGGAATGAATATCACGGAAGCCGCGCATTCTGCCGGATTCTCCGACTCCGCTCATTTTACTCGGACATTTAAGGAGAATTTCGGATTTGTGCCTTCCTTCTTCTTTGGTCATTTGAAATCCATAGAGGTCCGTTTCTGTGAATCGGGTGAATATGTTTTCTAA
- a CDS encoding M24 family metallopeptidase, producing the protein MPVETKRGILSKLSGRISKYGSSSVHIPTDEEKEGFLKAQRLAYECVTEIEKEMREGWTEIHTAKRMDTFLRDHGVKVFLHRPFAWFGEHARFDGYKRYTQFHPGKKRLLPDEPFILDVSPVVDGYIGDIGYSSCLRPNSELDAGMKYLLKLREEIPKYFSSSMSSREIWWKIDREAKENGFDNVHSLYPFAVLGHRVYKVHFPKISFPILPISFASWFSLQGSIEFLSHKVLPELLTPDHEGDKTGLWAIEPHFGRGKVGFKFEEILVVEKDRAYWLDEEVPHVLRAKKLQGVR; encoded by the coding sequence ATGCCAGTAGAAACGAAGAGAGGGATCTTATCCAAACTTTCCGGGAGAATCTCCAAATACGGTTCCAGCTCGGTCCATATTCCAACGGACGAAGAGAAAGAAGGCTTTCTAAAAGCGCAAAGACTCGCGTACGAATGCGTTACGGAGATCGAAAAGGAAATGAGAGAAGGTTGGACGGAGATCCATACTGCAAAGCGTATGGATACTTTTTTGAGAGACCATGGTGTGAAGGTATTTTTGCATCGTCCTTTCGCTTGGTTCGGAGAACACGCTCGTTTCGACGGATATAAACGTTATACGCAATTTCATCCTGGGAAGAAGAGGCTTTTGCCTGACGAACCTTTTATTCTGGATGTTTCTCCTGTTGTGGACGGATACATTGGGGATATAGGATATTCTTCCTGTCTTCGTCCGAATTCGGAGTTGGATGCCGGAATGAAGTATTTACTGAAACTCAGAGAGGAGATCCCTAAGTATTTTTCTTCTTCTATGAGTTCAAGGGAGATCTGGTGGAAGATCGATCGGGAAGCAAAGGAGAATGGCTTCGACAATGTGCATTCCTTATATCCGTTTGCGGTTCTGGGGCATAGAGTGTACAAGGTGCATTTTCCTAAGATTTCCTTCCCGATATTGCCGATCAGTTTCGCCAGTTGGTTCTCTCTCCAAGGCTCGATCGAATTCTTAAGTCATAAGGTATTACCAGAACTTTTAACTCCGGACCATGAGGGAGACAAGACAGGACTATGGGCAATAGAACCACATTTCGGCCGAGGCAAGGTTGGATTTAAGTTCGAGGAGATCTTAGTGGTAGAAAAAGACAGAGCCTATTGGTTGGACGAAGAAGTCCCTCATGTATTGCGTGCTAAAAAATTACAGGGAGTAAGATGA